Proteins from a single region of Nerophis ophidion isolate RoL-2023_Sa linkage group LG10, RoL_Noph_v1.0, whole genome shotgun sequence:
- the LOC133560877 gene encoding carboxypeptidase Z-like, translated as MEHRRWEISLFLLLHVQSLLVSAWPPRCDTRIRGHCSPILEEKPKCTDIQLSYCEDMAYSQTLFPNILGHSTRQEAESGVEYLLLSVVESLLGGECQPEIRMLGCSVLAPRCEKDKVVKPCRSTCEALQKRCVHAFEAIEMAWPYFLDCDRFFVGEEEGCYDPIKDVKAQSDGDYDYFLLDVPPVEPALKIKFTYHTNAQMNSILKKTQQECADIAKTYSIGRSMEGRELLVIEFSNNPGQHELLEPEMKFVANIHGDEAVGRQLLIYLAQHLCSEYRLGNERVRTLINTTRIHILPSINPDGFEFALSGQNDRSGGDEDNDEGHRYISSNVGRNNAQNIDLNRNFPDLTSIVYSRRRQKAYRTDHVPIPDHYWFGKVAPETYAVMKWIRSLPFVLSANFHGGDLVVSYPYDRSKHPLDVNLLSPTPDDKVFKFLAKTYASTHESMYTGNTPCGSAHTHSQRGTVNGAQWSSNAGGMQDFNYLHTNCFEVTVELGCDKFPPEDDLFISWHENQEAMLSFIEAAHRGIKGIVKDVEGNGIKGAKITVRGIRHNIAATDQGEYWRLLTPGTHIVTATALGYTRATKMVQIPPTMHSAGRVDFVLEKVAMEPLQLQEEEEEAAAYNRFDPNNQYERYILMADISSAGEERVEKPWWWSYFVLPGVPSPTWLLKTH; from the exons CCAAATGCACGGACATCCAGCTGTCGTACTGCGAAGACATGGCGTACTCCCAGACCCTCTTCCCCAACATCCTGGGCCACAGCACTCGCCAAGAGGCCGAGAGCGGCGTGGAGTACCTTCTCTTAAGCGTTGTCGAATCTTTGCTGGGCGGAGAGTGCCAACCAGAGATCCGCATGCTGGGTTGCTCCGTGTTAGCGCCGCGCTGCGAGAAGGACAAGGTGGTGAAGCCTTGTCGCTCTACCTGCGAGGCGCTGCAGAAAAGGTGCGTCCACGCCTTTGAGGCCATCGAAATGGCCTGGCCCTACTTCCTTGACTGTGATCGCTTCTTCGTGGGGGAGGAAGAAGGATGCTACGACCCCATCAAAGATGTAAAAG CACAGTCCGATGGGGACTACGATTACTTCCTGCTCGACGTTCCTCCGGTGGAGCCGGCCTTGAAGATCAAGTTCACCTACCACACCAACGCTCAGATGAACAGCATCCTGAAGAAAACCCAGCAGGAATGTGCCGACATTGCCAAAACCTACAGCATCGGCCGCAGCATGGAGGGCAGGGAGCTGCTGGTCATTGAGTTCTCCAACAACCCCGGACAACATGAATTAC TTGAGCCAGAGATGAAGTTTGTCGCCAACATTCACGGCGATGAAGCCGTGGGCCGCCAGCTGCTTATCTACCTGGCTCAGCACCTTTGTTCGGAATATCGCCTTGGAAACGAACGTGTGCGGACGCTCATCAACACCACTCGCATCCACATCCTGCCCTCCATCAACCCTGACGGCTTTGAGTTTGCGTTATCCGGACAAAACGACAGGAGCGGCGGCGATGAAGACAACGATGAG GGTCACAGATATATTTCTTCCAACGTTGGCCGAAACAACGCCCAGAACATCGATCTAAACCGAAACTTCCCAGATTTGACGTCCATCGTTTACAGCCGACGTCGGCAAAAGGCTTACCGAACAGACCACGTCCCCATCCCTGACCATTACTGGTTCGGCAAG gtagcaccTGAGACATACGCCGTGATGAAATGGATCCGATCTCTCCCATTCGTGCTGTCCGCTAACTTCCACGGGGGAGATCTGGTGGTGTCGTATCCTTACGATCGCTCCAAACACCCGCTGGATGTTAATCTCTTGTCTCCTACGCCGGACGACAAG GTGTTCAAGTTCCTGGCCAAAACCTACGCAAGCACCCATGAAAGCATGTACACCGGAAACACTCCCTGTGGGTCCGCTCACACCCACAGCCAGAGGGGGACCGTGAACGGAGCACAGTGGTCCAGCAATGCAGGAG GCATGCAAGACTTTAACTATCTCCACACCAACTGCTTCGAGGTGACGGTGGAGTTGGGCTGCGACAAATTTCCCCCGGAGGACGACCTGTTCATCAGCTGGCACGAGAACCAAGAAGCCATGTTGTCCTTCATAGAAGCG GCCCATCGAGGGATCAAAGGCATCGTGAAAGACGTGGAGGGAAACGGCATCAAGGGCGCCAAGATCACTGTGCGAGGGATACGTCACAACATCGCTGCAA CTGACCAGGGGGAGTACTGGCGCCTCCTCACCCCAGGCACCCACATAGTGACGGCCACGGCGCTGGGCTACACGCGTGCAACCAAGATGGTCCAGATCCCGCCCACAATGCACAGCGCGGGGCGAGTGGACTTCGTGTTGGAGAAGGTGGCGATGGAGCCTCtccagctgcaggaggaggaggaggaggcggccGCCTACAACCGCTTCGACCCCAACAACCAGTACGAACGCTACATCCTGATGGCCGACATCAGCTCCGCCGGAGAGGAGCGTGTGGAGAAGCCCTGGTGGTGGAGCTACTTTGTCCTGCCAGGCGTGCCCTCTCCCACATGGTTGCTTAAAACCCACTAA